One Thalassotalea hakodatensis DNA segment encodes these proteins:
- a CDS encoding beta-N-acetylhexosaminidase: MKYLITLFFILLQTPVFPAQQSTPVLFPYPEKVTWHKEHFNVNRHTSFYVNDERARKSAILFSKEIQPTTGYLFPFNEQLKSNQVRFIIDPKISHDEGYILEVLSDVITLKANSEKGLFYASQTLRQLLNRDIETKTPINRSFWPIQGVTITDKPAFKYRGMHLDVSRHFYDIDFIKKYIDWLSHHKFNKFQWHLTDDQGWRIDINSYPKLTKIGSERSKTVVGHTYDYQPIYDDLPHRGFYTQAQIKEVVEYAQNKHVEIIPEIDIPGHSTAIIAAYPELSCHGKNVNVESHFGIFEQVLCPTDITMTFLASVYREVADLFPSQYIHIGGDEVIKKQWLQSAQVQSLMQELNITTGEQLQSHFIHQVTSILTSLGKKAVGWDEILEGGAPNTALITSWRGIEGGIQAAKRGNHVVMTPYQFTYFDAYQSRSIDEPKAIHGFLPIEKVYQFQVVPEQLTPLQSQHVIGVQGALWTEYIKTEQHAQYMIFPRLAALAEVAWSTNKSWQRFNKQLDRLTQRYHAMGVNSSDAYLVPWVEKVTATSNKVDVLFSQLNEQRELVVEQDNKKHEVKYLSINSAITVSDAKLHTLKAYTQSGDNQSKPVQITVAPHKAIHKKITFKYAPANNTEHRINDGIFAYDQYYDVNNFTVFQGVNLDAVINFNQQEQVSRVVFGIDAGRHRQLVPPESIEIHSSEDGNKWQLVKLLSDNDINGPLVDIRFTTINTQFLRVVAINKKQSLDPQIPLLPLYVDEIAVF; this comes from the coding sequence GTGAAATATTTGATCACGCTATTTTTTATTTTATTACAGACACCAGTGTTTCCAGCACAACAAAGTACACCTGTACTTTTTCCATATCCTGAGAAGGTAACTTGGCACAAAGAACACTTTAACGTAAATCGACATACAAGCTTTTATGTAAACGATGAACGTGCTCGTAAATCTGCAATATTATTTTCTAAAGAGATCCAACCAACAACAGGGTATTTATTTCCTTTTAACGAGCAACTTAAATCAAACCAAGTCAGATTTATCATTGATCCAAAAATTAGTCATGACGAAGGTTATATACTGGAAGTTTTAAGTGATGTTATTACATTAAAAGCAAATAGTGAAAAAGGCCTGTTCTATGCGAGCCAAACTTTACGGCAGCTTTTAAACCGTGATATTGAAACGAAAACACCAATCAATCGCAGTTTTTGGCCTATACAAGGTGTAACAATTACAGACAAACCTGCTTTTAAATATCGTGGTATGCACCTCGATGTTAGCCGACATTTTTATGATATTGATTTTATCAAAAAGTACATAGATTGGTTATCACATCATAAATTTAATAAATTTCAATGGCATTTAACAGACGACCAAGGCTGGCGAATTGACATTAATTCATATCCAAAGCTTACAAAAATAGGTAGTGAACGTTCGAAAACCGTCGTGGGTCATACTTATGACTACCAACCAATATATGATGATTTACCTCATCGTGGTTTTTATACCCAAGCACAAATAAAAGAAGTGGTAGAATATGCCCAAAATAAGCATGTTGAAATTATTCCTGAAATTGACATTCCGGGTCATTCAACGGCAATAATTGCTGCTTATCCAGAACTTTCTTGTCATGGAAAAAATGTAAACGTTGAAAGTCATTTTGGTATTTTCGAACAAGTGCTTTGTCCTACGGATATAACAATGACCTTTTTAGCAAGTGTATACCGAGAAGTCGCAGACTTATTTCCTAGTCAGTATATACATATTGGTGGTGACGAAGTAATTAAAAAGCAATGGTTGCAAAGTGCTCAAGTGCAATCTTTAATGCAAGAATTAAATATTACTACAGGTGAGCAATTACAAAGCCATTTTATACATCAAGTAACAAGTATTTTAACCTCACTAGGTAAAAAGGCTGTTGGTTGGGATGAAATACTTGAAGGTGGTGCACCCAATACTGCACTGATTACGTCATGGCGGGGTATTGAAGGAGGTATTCAAGCGGCAAAACGTGGTAACCATGTAGTGATGACTCCTTATCAATTTACCTATTTTGATGCGTATCAATCTCGCTCTATAGATGAACCTAAAGCTATTCATGGCTTTTTACCGATAGAGAAAGTGTATCAATTTCAGGTTGTTCCTGAACAATTAACACCTTTGCAAAGCCAACATGTTATTGGAGTTCAAGGTGCACTCTGGACTGAATATATAAAAACAGAACAACATGCTCAATATATGATATTTCCTAGGCTTGCGGCATTAGCAGAAGTCGCTTGGTCTACCAATAAAAGTTGGCAAAGGTTTAACAAACAATTAGATCGTTTAACTCAACGCTACCATGCAATGGGGGTTAATAGTAGTGATGCTTATCTAGTTCCTTGGGTTGAGAAAGTAACAGCAACATCTAACAAGGTTGATGTATTGTTTTCTCAATTAAATGAACAAAGAGAGTTGGTTGTTGAACAAGACAATAAAAAACATGAGGTGAAATACCTTTCAATTAATTCAGCCATTACTGTTAGTGATGCTAAATTACATACATTAAAAGCCTATACTCAGTCAGGTGATAATCAGTCAAAGCCAGTGCAAATTACGGTAGCGCCACATAAGGCAATTCATAAAAAAATTACATTTAAATATGCACCAGCTAACAACACCGAGCATCGGATTAATGATGGCATTTTTGCATATGATCAATATTATGATGTAAATAACTTTACGGTTTTTCAGGGGGTTAATTTAGATGCGGTGATAAATTTTAACCAGCAAGAGCAGGTATCGCGTGTTGTGTTCGGTATTGATGCAGGAAGGCATAGGCAATTAGTTCCACCTGAAAGTATTGAAATTCATAGTTCTGAGGATGGCAACAAATGGCAACTTGTTAAATTATTGAGTGATAACGACATTAACGGCCCGTTAGTTGATATTCGTTTCACGACAATTAATACACAATTTTTAAGGGTAGTGGCGATAAATAAAAAGCAGTCTTTAGATCCGCAAATACCGCTATTACCACTTTATGTCGATGAAATAGCCGTATTTTAA
- a CDS encoding TonB-dependent receptor, with the protein MKINTKKSPIALALATYIACTSVAVGEEQEQQKDKKALLDLEKIVVTGSTGRGVTKLESSVSITTLNEEQLAREMPLGTADLLEVIPGFWVEDSGGETNNNVAPRGLRGGEGFRYIGVEEDGLPVVYDGVWVDFYQRQDITIETMEAVRGGTSGLLTTNGPAALVNFITKKPDDIEEGAIKLSAADYGMYRVEGFYSSPISENWKMLVGGFYRQSDGVRDTQFTADEGGQIRLNLVRDIDNGQLTLSAKHLDDHTTFFVPIPMQNQSDPQGIPGFEPKSDTMIGNGQRQLKYLKQDGSYLTRDLKDGQHTVHSTLGAHLELDLTDNLYLDAAARYSQFENDMYILLNFDNSTLVEAQSRLLADDAQGLVEQFADQGATNAMLRYVDTQQLVDNPSELNGNGLVTTSYPLYSRYEAEQFVSKLSLTFENDRHSLTAGWLYAFVDADDLPVDKWESFFLTDVTSNARLLDIVAVDDDKNVIGQLTDKGSTGYAPGWGQATAYGESSSHSLFVNEQYQATDKLRLDAGIRIEWLDLDSTASGTRFAVPVKGAFDENGQDTDNNLANNYTDMPSNDFYKKSLSETETAWTVGFNYKLNSNISMFGRYADAFEMPRLLSHGQTIHAGEDASFNEAVNLTFSELGIRYASQIFGTSVTLFNTKFKDLTERNFTGADGTVSNQTIDTVTKGVEYEASWRPTSNITVEVAGVVQRPEMEGFTGNFASWEGKQVKRTPKVQLRVTPTYYFDNGNAYLTVHHIGDRFSDGQNQFELPAYTTFDAGINYTFTDNVNLHIKATNLTDEIGLTEGNPRAINDQQAGYDYYYARPILGRTLNASVTINF; encoded by the coding sequence GTGAAAATAAATACAAAAAAATCACCAATAGCATTAGCTTTAGCTACTTATATTGCTTGTACTAGCGTAGCTGTAGGTGAAGAGCAAGAACAACAAAAAGACAAAAAAGCGTTATTAGACTTAGAAAAAATAGTGGTAACAGGTTCAACTGGGCGAGGCGTAACAAAGTTAGAATCTTCAGTATCAATTACAACATTAAACGAAGAGCAACTTGCACGAGAAATGCCCCTTGGAACGGCTGATCTGTTAGAAGTTATTCCGGGGTTTTGGGTAGAAGATTCAGGCGGAGAAACCAATAATAATGTTGCACCTCGCGGTTTGAGAGGTGGTGAAGGTTTTCGTTACATTGGTGTAGAAGAAGATGGTTTACCTGTTGTTTATGATGGGGTTTGGGTTGACTTTTATCAGCGTCAAGATATCACTATTGAAACGATGGAAGCGGTACGGGGTGGGACCAGTGGTTTGTTGACTACTAACGGCCCAGCAGCGTTAGTAAATTTTATCACTAAAAAGCCAGATGATATTGAAGAAGGGGCAATAAAGTTAAGTGCTGCTGATTATGGCATGTATCGAGTAGAAGGGTTTTATAGTAGCCCTATTTCTGAAAACTGGAAGATGCTTGTTGGTGGCTTTTATCGACAATCCGACGGTGTACGCGATACCCAATTTACCGCAGATGAAGGTGGCCAAATTCGTTTGAATTTAGTACGAGACATAGATAACGGCCAATTAACCTTATCTGCAAAACACTTAGATGATCATACGACATTTTTTGTTCCCATTCCTATGCAAAATCAAAGTGACCCTCAAGGTATACCTGGCTTTGAACCTAAAAGCGACACGATGATCGGTAATGGCCAACGACAATTAAAATATTTAAAACAAGATGGAAGTTACTTAACCAGAGATTTAAAAGATGGACAGCATACCGTTCACAGCACACTAGGGGCGCATTTAGAGTTAGATTTAACCGATAATTTATATCTTGATGCAGCAGCACGCTATTCACAATTTGAAAACGATATGTATATTTTATTGAATTTTGATAATTCAACGTTAGTGGAAGCGCAATCAAGGTTACTTGCTGATGATGCACAAGGGTTAGTTGAACAATTTGCAGATCAAGGTGCAACAAATGCAATGTTACGATATGTGGATACACAACAGTTGGTGGATAATCCAAGTGAGTTAAATGGCAACGGTTTAGTGACGACTAGTTACCCGTTATATTCTAGGTATGAAGCTGAGCAATTCGTATCAAAGTTAAGCCTAACGTTTGAAAATGACCGTCATAGCTTAACAGCGGGGTGGTTATATGCCTTTGTTGATGCTGATGATTTGCCCGTTGATAAATGGGAATCATTCTTTTTAACTGATGTTACAAGTAATGCAAGATTGCTTGATATTGTCGCAGTTGATGATGATAAAAATGTCATTGGTCAATTAACTGATAAAGGTTCAACAGGTTATGCACCTGGTTGGGGACAAGCTACGGCTTATGGTGAGTCCAGTTCACATTCCTTATTTGTTAATGAACAATATCAAGCGACGGATAAGTTGCGTTTAGATGCTGGTATAAGAATAGAGTGGCTCGACCTAGACAGTACAGCTTCCGGCACTAGGTTTGCAGTTCCAGTAAAAGGTGCTTTTGATGAAAATGGCCAAGATACCGATAACAACTTAGCAAATAATTATACTGATATGCCGTCAAATGACTTTTATAAGAAGTCATTAAGCGAGACAGAGACAGCTTGGACGGTAGGTTTTAACTACAAATTAAACAGTAATATCTCTATGTTTGGACGATATGCTGATGCCTTTGAAATGCCTCGCTTATTAAGTCATGGACAAACGATTCATGCAGGTGAAGATGCGAGCTTTAATGAAGCCGTTAATTTAACGTTTTCTGAGTTAGGTATACGTTATGCTAGCCAAATATTTGGCACATCTGTTACGTTATTTAATACTAAGTTTAAAGATTTAACTGAACGTAATTTCACTGGAGCTGATGGTACTGTCTCTAATCAAACCATTGATACAGTAACAAAAGGTGTGGAATATGAGGCAAGTTGGCGACCAACTAGCAATATTACTGTTGAGGTTGCTGGTGTAGTACAGCGTCCAGAGATGGAAGGATTTACCGGTAATTTTGCTAGCTGGGAAGGCAAACAAGTCAAACGTACACCGAAAGTACAATTACGGGTAACACCTACATATTATTTCGATAATGGTAATGCATACTTAACTGTACATCATATTGGTGACCGTTTCTCTGATGGTCAAAATCAATTTGAATTACCCGCTTACACGACTTTTGATGCAGGCATTAATTATACATTTACAGACAATGTAAATTTGCATATTAAAGCAACTAATCTTACAGATGAAATTGGCCTTACAGAAGGTAACCCTAGGGCTATCAACGATCAACAAGCTGGTTATGATTATTATTATGCACGTCCGATTCTAGGCCGCACTTTGAATGCCTCTGTCACTATAAACTTCTAA
- a CDS encoding FecR family protein: MNDVTIKKEQRLLIEDTAAEWLLLLEECPTKDNQAALTHWLNESKQHQIVYQKMKQAWTNSDMLTEEDILQPHERVNLLSKQKPSNSTFFNRFFWPTTLLSCTLALVVVSVLPFTSTNHNNSPLHQDELTVNAESYKTNIGETKQITLADKSILALASGSEVSVNYTAKKRNIELLKGEALFSVTTDKTRPFIVTYRGRIAQALGTAFNVKESQGNMHIQVLEGTVKVASIANSQLFNKVLNAGQGIAITQNGSMSDVLKHTNREKMDWQKGRLSYVNVSLASVIYDISRYVPLHIYIQDKSVADMRFTGNIKLDSIEQWFTDLPDIFPLNIQQYGDTKVMTKRE, encoded by the coding sequence ATGAACGACGTAACAATTAAAAAAGAACAACGCTTGCTGATAGAAGATACCGCTGCAGAATGGTTACTTTTGCTCGAGGAGTGTCCGACAAAAGACAATCAAGCAGCACTTACTCATTGGTTAAACGAAAGCAAGCAGCATCAAATTGTCTATCAAAAGATGAAGCAGGCATGGACAAATAGTGACATGTTAACCGAAGAAGATATTTTACAACCCCATGAACGTGTTAACTTACTTTCTAAGCAAAAACCTTCCAATAGCACTTTCTTCAATCGCTTTTTTTGGCCAACTACCCTTTTAAGCTGTACGTTAGCGTTGGTGGTAGTCAGCGTATTACCCTTTACATCGACAAACCATAACAATAGCCCTTTACATCAAGATGAGCTTACGGTTAATGCAGAGTCATATAAAACCAACATTGGTGAAACTAAACAGATAACATTAGCCGATAAATCAATCTTAGCGCTAGCCTCCGGTAGTGAAGTTTCAGTAAATTATACGGCAAAGAAAAGAAATATTGAGTTATTAAAAGGGGAGGCATTATTTTCTGTTACCACGGATAAAACAAGACCTTTTATTGTGACCTATCGTGGTAGAATCGCCCAGGCATTAGGCACTGCGTTTAATGTGAAAGAATCACAAGGAAATATGCATATTCAGGTGTTGGAAGGTACAGTAAAAGTCGCTTCGATAGCAAATAGCCAGTTATTTAATAAAGTATTAAATGCCGGCCAAGGAATAGCTATCACTCAAAATGGCAGTATGTCTGATGTGCTTAAACACACTAATCGTGAAAAAATGGACTGGCAAAAAGGGCGTTTAAGTTATGTTAACGTATCACTTGCTTCTGTTATTTATGATATAAGCCGATATGTTCCATTGCATATATATATTCAAGACAAAAGTGTTGCTGATATGAGGTTTACAGGTAATATCAAACTTGACAGTATTGAACAATGGTTTACTGATTTGCCTGATATATTCCCATTAAATATTCAACAATATGGTGATACAAAGGTGATGACAAAGAGGGAATAA
- a CDS encoding RNA polymerase sigma factor, whose translation MTNTLRKIEQSTQDDQYKAQIKTLYIDHYRRLIHHVMKKGLSHKEAEDIAQEAFVKLLGLEDKGICNYIQAYLYKIATNLSIDKLRRQTRSPVDVSDDLTSHGVNHTSPERSLENQDSLALIKDSLRKLPLKCRQAFVLYKIKGMEYREIAETMQVSESMVRKYVLQAVRSCYQHLTVNS comes from the coding sequence ATGACAAATACATTAAGGAAAATTGAGCAGTCTACACAAGATGATCAATATAAAGCACAGATTAAAACGCTTTATATTGATCATTATAGGCGCTTGATACATCACGTAATGAAAAAAGGGCTGTCTCATAAAGAGGCTGAAGACATTGCTCAAGAAGCTTTCGTAAAGTTACTTGGTCTCGAAGACAAAGGTATTTGCAATTATATTCAAGCTTATCTATATAAAATTGCCACAAACCTATCCATAGATAAATTAAGAAGACAAACAAGAAGCCCCGTTGATGTAAGTGATGATTTAACCTCTCATGGGGTAAATCATACATCACCTGAAAGATCATTAGAAAACCAAGACTCCTTAGCATTAATCAAAGACTCTCTGAGGAAATTACCTTTAAAATGTCGCCAAGCATTTGTTTTATATAAAATTAAAGGTATGGAATACCGAGAGATTGCTGAAACAATGCAAGTTTCAGAGAGCATGGTACGAAAATATGTACTGCAAGCTGTAAGAAGTTGTTATCAGCACTTAACAGTTAATTCGTAA
- a CDS encoding S41 family peptidase, producing the protein MAFTVLYSHIRYFHPSANTIACDWEQFLIHSVINFSTSHSETELLNKLKSTFKTLANLRFIRESYSTNKESILQIENGKKQFWQHLGICLGDEGSCYKSELIPHKSWIKQQPEESTAKEWIRLKILKGWHVLMPLFGDNTATTTGNQRSVNELAFTQPRKSVLLLADTILSWSILYHFYPYPECSEIRNLKTLEKALSMALNQNEQCLAYLTKILNDGHAHVVTAAHLGYRRALVPFSWQVIDNQVVITKNSHTFYCGDIVKSINGVCINALMTEYLSRFSGKAEFCQYLAFREVLSTHMESGNVFQIQRNREIYDIYTDSIQVKTEQQVCFQLLEGNIAYFDLTKNSVEELLPRLAEVNRYKGVIFDLRGYPIDADILLQHLLTSLDLHDKWMEVPVSTNPNHHMLKFEFYGWGLEPVQPHINTTVCFLTNIKAVSYSESILAIVKYYNLGTIIGEKTAGANGDVQQISLLSGGVMYFTGMRVSLLDGSQLHGVGISPDIEIKQTYEQLIRGRYDSYIETGINYIKGQSNYHRNQ; encoded by the coding sequence ATGGCCTTTACTGTTTTGTATAGTCACATAAGATATTTTCACCCGTCGGCTAATACAATCGCTTGTGATTGGGAACAATTTTTAATACATTCAGTGATTAATTTTTCCACGTCACATAGCGAGACGGAGTTATTAAATAAATTAAAAAGTACCTTTAAGACTCTTGCGAATTTGCGGTTTATTCGTGAAAGCTATAGCACTAACAAAGAATCGATCTTACAAATAGAGAATGGTAAAAAACAATTTTGGCAACATTTGGGCATTTGCTTAGGAGATGAAGGAAGTTGCTATAAAAGTGAACTGATTCCACATAAAAGCTGGATAAAACAGCAACCTGAAGAATCCACTGCAAAAGAGTGGATAAGGTTGAAAATACTGAAAGGCTGGCATGTGTTAATGCCTTTATTTGGTGATAATACAGCCACAACAACAGGTAATCAACGTTCAGTAAATGAATTAGCCTTCACTCAACCTAGGAAATCGGTTTTATTACTTGCTGATACCATTTTGTCATGGTCAATTCTATATCATTTTTATCCCTATCCAGAATGTAGTGAAATACGAAATTTAAAAACGTTAGAAAAAGCACTTAGTATGGCACTAAATCAAAATGAACAATGCTTAGCCTACTTAACTAAAATACTAAACGACGGACATGCTCATGTGGTAACTGCAGCCCATTTAGGGTATAGAAGAGCTTTAGTCCCTTTTTCCTGGCAGGTGATCGATAATCAAGTCGTTATTACTAAAAACAGTCATACTTTTTACTGTGGGGATATTGTAAAGTCAATCAACGGAGTGTGTATTAACGCATTAATGACAGAATATTTATCACGTTTTTCAGGTAAAGCTGAATTTTGTCAATATCTTGCTTTTCGGGAGGTTTTATCCACTCATATGGAAAGTGGCAATGTGTTTCAAATTCAAAGAAATCGAGAAATATATGATATCTACACTGATAGCATTCAAGTTAAAACTGAGCAACAAGTTTGCTTTCAATTATTAGAAGGCAATATTGCTTACTTTGATTTAACCAAAAACTCTGTCGAGGAGCTACTACCTAGGTTGGCTGAGGTAAATCGATATAAGGGCGTTATTTTTGATTTGCGAGGTTACCCTATAGACGCTGATATTTTACTTCAACATCTACTCACTAGCCTTGATCTACACGATAAATGGATGGAAGTTCCTGTTTCCACAAACCCAAATCATCATATGTTAAAATTTGAGTTTTATGGTTGGGGATTAGAACCAGTTCAACCACACATTAATACAACAGTTTGTTTCTTAACCAATATTAAGGCGGTAAGTTATTCTGAATCTATTTTGGCAATAGTAAAATACTATAATTTAGGCACTATTATTGGTGAAAAAACAGCTGGAGCAAATGGCGATGTTCAACAGATATCCTTACTGAGTGGTGGAGTTATGTACTTTACGGGCATGAGAGTTTCATTACTAGACGGTTCTCAGTTACACGGCGTTGGAATTTCTCCTGATATTGAAATTAAACAAACTTATGAACAGTTAATACGCGGCAGATATGATTCATATATAGAAACTGGTATTAATTATATTAAGGGTCAATCTAATTATCATAGAAATCAGTAA
- the pgsA gene encoding CDP-diacylglycerol--glycerol-3-phosphate 3-phosphatidyltransferase: MWTIPNQITLFRITLIPVFIIVFYLPISWSHFGAFAIFWLAAVSDALDGYLARRLNQSSAFGAFIDPVADKLMVAAALIMIAADFEVWYVAVPAMIMISREIFISALREFMSSKGKRDIVAVSTLGKYKTAAQMLGVMGLIWQPNYDIPLILFNFPHEILMFAAYAFYYIATVLTVITMVSYFKAAWPELKH; the protein is encoded by the coding sequence ATGTGGACCATCCCAAACCAAATTACATTATTTAGAATTACCTTAATTCCAGTTTTTATTATTGTTTTTTATTTACCTATCTCTTGGAGTCATTTTGGTGCGTTTGCTATTTTCTGGTTAGCGGCCGTAAGTGATGCACTTGATGGTTACTTAGCACGTAGGTTAAATCAATCATCGGCTTTTGGTGCATTTATAGACCCTGTGGCTGATAAGCTGATGGTTGCAGCGGCATTAATCATGATCGCGGCTGACTTTGAAGTATGGTACGTTGCAGTGCCTGCAATGATTATGATTTCCAGAGAAATATTTATTAGTGCCTTACGGGAGTTTATGTCTTCAAAAGGTAAACGAGATATTGTTGCCGTTTCTACTTTAGGCAAATATAAAACAGCCGCACAAATGCTGGGGGTGATGGGACTAATTTGGCAGCCTAATTATGATATACCGTTAATCTTATTTAATTTCCCGCATGAAATTTTAATGTTTGCAGCTTATGCCTTTTATTATATCGCGACGGTTCTTACTGTTATTACAATGGTGAGCTATTTTAAAGCTGCTTGGCCAGAGTTAAAGCATTAA